GAATATCCATAGGTTCTCCAACCTTGCCAGATTCGTCACCCTGCGGGGATGCTGCATTTTGGGTAGCATCaacacttttcttttcgtcaCCATTTGTGGCTGGCGTAGGTGATGCCGGTTCTTCGCTTTCCTTGCGCTCGTACATCGTCGCACTGGATATCGTAATGATACCGTGGTGGTTGATGCGTACCTTCACCTTTACCTCCTGTGCCTCGCCATTTGCATCCGGCTTAATACCCTTCAAATGGTATGCACCAATAAACGAATCCGGATAGGGCACACTGTTCGGCTCGTAATGCAAATTGATCGTCAGCGGCTCCTTACGGTGGACGGTCAGCAGTCGCGTAAACGGTGTTGCATGGTATTGGTCGAATACTTTCATCTCATGCGCGCCATCGGCGTCCATCCACGATATCAGCACTGGATAGGCCTGTACATCCGTGCAGTTAAAGTCACGAACGCGCATAGCAGGCGACATAATTGCACACTGCAAAGCCGCTCCACGGGAGACAGCCTCATCCTGATTTAGCGTGGTGCTGGCGGTCTTGCCGAAGATTTGCTcaatcagctgtttgatggccgGGATGCGGCTGCTACCACCGACGATTTCCACCGAATGGATGTCCTCTAGCGTAAGCTTCGAATCGGCCAACAGCTTGCGCATCGTTGCTTCAATGCGCTGGAACAAATGGGCCGAAAGTTCCTCCATTTCCGAACGCTGCATCGATGAATGGACATCGATTTCGTTCATAAAGCATTCGATGTTGAGGGGCAGTTTTGTGCTGTTAGCTGACATGTTCTTCTTCAGCTTTTCTACTTCAGCCATCAGACGCAGAAACGctctaaaaaaacaaacgtgcAGCACAAAAACCAATAGTTTATTCATTGTACCAATGGCCTTTTAAGGAGTGcgtttaaataaaacacattcatATACACTTACCTCTTCTTAGACGAAGCATCAATCTTGTACTTGGTCTGAAATTCCTTGTTAAAATGCGTTGCCAGCACTAGGTCAAAATCGCGACCACCTACAGAATCCGAACAGCTGGCCAACATTTTCAGACTGCCCTTGTGAAAAGCACAGGCAGACACCTGTAAAGATGCATGGCCGCAGTCGACGAATATAACGTTTCGCGGCTTTTCTTCGGGAGCAGGCAAATCCTGCTTATAAAAGCCATAACTTAAAGCCGTAGCCGTAGTTTCGTTCATGAGCCGCAACACGTTCAAGCCCGAAATGTTGGCCGCATCCAGCAGGGCTTGACGTTGAGCGTTGCTAAAGTACGACGGTACCGTGATGACACAATCGTTAATTTGGGCCTTTAGCTCTTTAAATGCATCATCTTTTAGCTTGGTGAACAGCATCGCCACGATCTGCTCCGGGgtaaacacacactcttcgtCCTGGTAATTCACCCTTATACCGATACCACCGTCCGGGCAAGCCTCCGTCCTGTACGGTAGCGTACGAAGCTCTTCCTGCACATAAGGGTCGTTAAATTTGCGTCCAAGCAATCCCTTAAAGTTTGCGATCGTGTTGTTCATGTTCGTAACTTGTTGATTTTTGGCGGCAACACCCAACACTCGATTACGTCCCGCGAATGCCACGCAAGctctaaaaataaatgcagAAACAGGAGCGATGGATTAACATTTTTGGAACTGCTTGTCCAATACACCTGGAATAATTCTATAGCTTTATAGCTTAAATATGCAACACGTGACATAAAATacgttgaaataaaatttaaattgaaggTATGTATGGGGTTGTGTAGTTATTTGTATTCAGTAAGTTTAATATTAACTTGAGAGTTCCatatcaaatcaaacaataaaatccCCAAAACTACTGTGCTTTGAACAACCTACGACGCCATGCAAGTGCAATAAAACTAATCCAGAACAGCGTATGAATCCATGTTTTCCTAGCAAATAAGATAATCCCccaaacaaatgttttttcAACGTTAAACGCAATACTATAAACTGCAACAttattcaacagttttgtGGTACAACATATTAATCATGAAACCTAATAGAATGGATAAAAAGATCTGCTACAAATGGAATAACATCGCACCCCTCTGGCCCCTGTGTACAGCAAATGTACAATCCAAAAACGG
This genomic window from Anopheles maculipalpis chromosome 2RL, idAnoMacuDA_375_x, whole genome shotgun sequence contains:
- the LOC126559725 gene encoding heat shock 70 kDa protein 4 isoform X1 encodes the protein MSVIGIDFGNESCYVAVAKAGGIETIANDYSLRATPACVAFAGRNRVLGVAAKNQQVTNMNNTIANFKGLLGRKFNDPYVQEELRTLPYRTEACPDGGIGIRVNYQDEECVFTPEQIVAMLFTKLKDDAFKELKAQINDCVITVPSYFSNAQRQALLDAANISGLNVLRLMNETTATALSYGFYKQDLPAPEEKPRNVIFVDCGHASLQVSACAFHKGSLKMLASCSDSVGGRDFDLVLATHFNKEFQTKYKIDASSKKRAFLRLMAEVEKLKKNMSANSTKLPLNIECFMNEIDVHSSMQRSEMEELSAHLFQRIEATMRKLLADSKLTLEDIHSVEIVGGSSRIPAIKQLIEQIFGKTASTTLNQDEAVSRGAALQCAIMSPAMRVRDFNCTDVQAYPVLISWMDADGAHEMKVFDQYHATPFTRLLTVHRKEPLTINLHYEPNSVPYPDSFIGAYHLKGIKPDANGEAQEVKVKVRINHHGIITISSATMYERKESEEPASPTPATNGDEKKSVDATQNAASPQGDESGKVGEPMDIQEGSDDEHPKKDSKPNDSSGEGWTQRVTRWFTSDKKKKVTTKQVELTIDAKTHGFVHAELSKYFEEEMKMIANDRQEKERIDARNALEEQVYEVREKIQEDGALHAYIDPQDAAAICRELEETENWLYEEGESCEKGVYKERLEKMRAKIEPVRIRCEEFSGQEQAFTELGHAVQQALKAVEQYRAKEPKYEHLTETEMINITEAAQKAQQWYEGARSKLVSVRKTEDPPVKLADIRHETQTLTTCTNSVLNRPKPKPPTPPADQQSNSATAGNNAGQDSQSKAAGGDSNTQKQTTEDSMDVE
- the LOC126559725 gene encoding heat shock 70 kDa protein 4 isoform X2 — protein: MSVIGIDFGNESCYVAVAKAGGIETIANDYSLRATPACVAFAGRNRVLGVAAKNQQVTNMNNTIANFKGLLGRKFNDPYVQEELRTLPYRTEACPDGGIGIRVNYQDEECVFTPEQIVAMLFTKLKDDAFKELKAQINDCVITVPSYFSNAQRQALLDAANISGLNVLRLMNETTATALSYGFYKQDLPAPEEKPRNVIFVDCGHASLQVSACAFHKGSLKMLASCSDSVGGRDFDLVLATHFNKEFQTKYKIDASSKKRAFLRLMAEVEKLKKNMSANSTKLPLNIECFMNEIDVHSSMQRSEMEELSAHLFQRIEATMRKLLADSKLTLEDIHSVEIVGGSSRIPAIKQLIEQIFGKTASTTLNQDEAVSRGAALQCAIMSPAMRVRDFNCTDVQAYPVLISWMDADGAHEMKVFDQYHATPFTRLLTVHRKEPLTINLHYEPNSVPYPDSFIGAYHLKGIKPDANGEAQEVKVKVRINHHGIITISSATMYERKESEEPASPTPATNGDEKKSVDATQNAASPQGDESGKVGEPMDIQEDKKKKVTTKQVELTIDAKTHGFVHAELSKYFEEEMKMIANDRQEKERIDARNALEEQVYEVREKIQEDGALHAYIDPQDAAAICRELEETENWLYEEGESCEKGVYKERLEKMRAKIEPVRIRCEEFSGQEQAFTELGHAVQQALKAVEQYRAKEPKYEHLTETEMINITEAAQKAQQWYEGARSKLVSVRKTEDPPVKLADIRHETQTLTTCTNSVLNRPKPKPPTPPADQQSNSATAGNNAGQDSQSKAAGGDSNTQKQTTEDSMDVE